CATTAATGCAGGCATTAAAGAATCTGGGGAGATTAAAGGACAATGATAAAGTGGCTTTTTCAGCATTAACCTGGTCTACGAATACCATGCCGATTATCCAGATGGGCATGGTGCCGATCGCTTTGGATTGTGAACCGAAAACGCTCAACACGATGTCCAATCATCTTTTGGAACGGTTGGAAACAGATGATATCAAAGCTTTTTTTGCAACCAACATCCTTGGCTTTACCGGTGATATGGAGGAGATTAAGCGTATTTGTGAAGCACGGGACATCATCCTGATCGAAGACAACTGCGAATCCTTGGGAAGTGAAAGCTATGGGGTTAAAGCGGGGAATTTCGGGGTCGGAAGTACTTTTTCGTTTTTTGTGGCACACCATATGTCTACGATTGAAGGCGGTATGGTATGCACATCTGATGACGACCTGTCTGAAATGCTTCGAATCGTCAGGGCAAATGGATGGGACAGGAATCTTTCTGCAGAACAGCAACAAAAATGGCGGTCAAAATTCAATATTGAATCTGAATTTCAGGCAAAATACACCTTTTATGATCTTGGATTTAATTTTCGCCCCACCGAGATTACCGGCTTTTTAGGGCAATATCAAATGGAATTCCTCGAAGAAAATATCAATAGGCGGGAAATGAATTACCTGCGTATTGAGAAAGTGGTACAAAGGAACCCTGATTTTATTCCATTGGATCACAGTCATATTGAAAGACTTTCGACATTCGCATTTCCATTTGTATGCAAAACGCCTGAACTTCGGGATTTTTACCTTGAAAAGTTCAGCGAGGGCGGCGTGGAGATAAGGCCGATGATTGCAGGAAATATGCAGGAGCAGCCCTTCTATAAAAAATATACGGATAGGCTTTTTGAATTGCCCGGAGCAGATATGATGCATTCAAATGGTTTCTATTGCGGAAATTATCCCGAACTTACCGACGAAGATTTAGAATTTATAGAAAGCCTTCTTGCCAACCGATAACATAAAAAGCAAGTAAAAAATCAAATCATCTGCAAAATGAAAAAAGCCTTGATCACAGGAATTACCGGACAGGACGGAGCATATCTGGCCGAACTATTATTGGCCAAAGGCTATGAAGTACACGGAATCAAAAGGCGGGCATCGTCATTTAACACACAACGGATTGATCACCTGTTTCAGGATCTTCACGAAGACAATGTAAAGTTCATACTGCATTATGGTGACTTATCAGATGCTACCAATTTAATACGAATCATACAGGATGTCCAGCCGGACGAGATTTATAACCTCGGCGCGATGTCGCACGTTAAGGTGAGTTTCGATACTCCGGAATATGTCGCAAATGTTGATGGCACCGGTGCGTTGAGGCTTTTGGAAGCGGTCCGGATTTTAGGTTTGACAAAGAAAACGAAAGTCTATCAGGCATCAACATCTGAATTATACGGGAAAGTACAGGAAGTGCCTCAAAATGAAAACACCCCTTTTTATCCGAGATCTCCCTACGGTGTTGCAAAACTTTATGCTTACTGGATTACGGTAAACTACAGGGAGGCTTATGGTATGTTTGCCTGCAACGGCATTTTATTCAATCATGAATCTCCCCTGAGGGGCGAAACTTTTGTCACCAGGAAAATTACCATGGCTACCGCAAAAATCGCTTTGGGCAAGCAGGATATCTTATATGTTGGCAACCTCAATGCACAAAGGGACTGGGGCCATGCAAAAGATTACGTTGAAGCAATGTGGCGTATGCTGCAACAGGAAAAGCCACAGGATTTTGTAATCGCAACAGGGATCACGACTCCGGTCAGGGAATTCGTCAAGATGTCTTTTGAGCAATGTGGCATCACATTGGAATTTGAAGGCGAAAATGAAAATGAAACCGGTATAGTGGCGTCATGCCATAATCCGTTGTATCAATTGGAAACAGGAAAAACCGTCGTGAAAATTGATCCGGATTATTTCCGCCCAACCGAAGTAGACCTGCTGATTGGAGATGCCTCAAAAGCAAAAGCGGTTCTGGATTGGACACCAAAGTACAATCTGAATCAAATTATTACTGAAATGGTCGCATCAGATTTAAAATTGTTCTCAGATGATTAAAGATCAAATTTCAAAGCCCTCAGAAACCCAAACCATCCTTAAAGTTGAAGACGTATCCAAGCAATACAGGTTAGGTGAGGTTGGAACCGGTACGATCAGCCATGACCTCAACCGCTGGTGGCATAAAGTCAGGGGCAAAGAAGACCCGTTTTTGAAAATCGGTGACGTCAATGACAGGAGCAGTATGGGCGGAAGCGATTATGTGTGGGCATTGAAAGACATCAATTTTGAAGTCAATAAGGGGGAAGTACTCGGGATCATCGGGAAAAACGGCGCGGGAAAATCAACCCTTTTAAAGATTTTATCCAAAGTGACTTCACCCACCACGGGAACTATAAAATTTAATGGCAGGATTGCTTCCTTATTGGAAGTGGGCACAGGGTTTCATCCCGAACTTACCGGCCGGGAAAATATATTCCTGAACGGTGCCATTTTAGGAATGACGAAAAAGGAGATCAAATCTAAAATCAGTGAAATCGTAGCGTTCAGCGGGTGCCAAAGATACGTCGACACTCCCGTAAAACGCTACAGCAGCGGTATGACGGTGCGGTTGGCTTTCGCAGTGGCGGCTTTTCTGGAACCTGACATCCTGATCATTGATGAGGTCCTTGCGGTAGGCGATGCCGAATTTCAGAAAAAAGCGCTCGGCAAGATGCAGGATATTTCTAGAGGCGAAGGCAGGACGGTTTTATTTGTAAGCCACAATATGGCGGCAGTCAAGAGCCTTTGCAACAGGGGAATTGTAATCGAAAATGGCAAAATAGTGTTTAATGCCCCGATTGATAATGCGATAAGTTATTATCTGAAAGGGAACAGTGCGGTAATCAACAGCAAACAGTTTGGTGCCAAATATTCAAACGCTGTTTTTGCACTCCATGAAATCAGCCTGAAAAATGCAGGAATGTCGGTGCTGGACCCGATTGACGAAAGCCTGCCAATAGAGCTGCTTACAAATATTGATATACACGACGCTGAACCACATCGCTATATCGTGACTTACCATCTTTATAATGAAATAGGCGAAGCGATGTTTTCATTTACCAATGCGCAAAGCGATGCGGCCTTGGCTTCTGGGAACAATCGTTTGTGCTGTGTTTTTCCCGCTGATTTTTTTCAATCGGGACAGTATTTCCTCTCCCTTTTCATTGTAAAAGACAAAAGAGAAGCAGTTTTTGTTGAAAAT
This genomic stretch from Flavobacterium pallidum harbors:
- the gmd gene encoding GDP-mannose 4,6-dehydratase — its product is MKKALITGITGQDGAYLAELLLAKGYEVHGIKRRASSFNTQRIDHLFQDLHEDNVKFILHYGDLSDATNLIRIIQDVQPDEIYNLGAMSHVKVSFDTPEYVANVDGTGALRLLEAVRILGLTKKTKVYQASTSELYGKVQEVPQNENTPFYPRSPYGVAKLYAYWITVNYREAYGMFACNGILFNHESPLRGETFVTRKITMATAKIALGKQDILYVGNLNAQRDWGHAKDYVEAMWRMLQQEKPQDFVIATGITTPVREFVKMSFEQCGITLEFEGENENETGIVASCHNPLYQLETGKTVVKIDPDYFRPTEVDLLIGDASKAKAVLDWTPKYNLNQIITEMVASDLKLFSDD
- a CDS encoding ABC transporter ATP-binding protein, translated to MIKDQISKPSETQTILKVEDVSKQYRLGEVGTGTISHDLNRWWHKVRGKEDPFLKIGDVNDRSSMGGSDYVWALKDINFEVNKGEVLGIIGKNGAGKSTLLKILSKVTSPTTGTIKFNGRIASLLEVGTGFHPELTGRENIFLNGAILGMTKKEIKSKISEIVAFSGCQRYVDTPVKRYSSGMTVRLAFAVAAFLEPDILIIDEVLAVGDAEFQKKALGKMQDISRGEGRTVLFVSHNMAAVKSLCNRGIVIENGKIVFNAPIDNAISYYLKGNSAVINSKQFGAKYSNAVFALHEISLKNAGMSVLDPIDESLPIELLTNIDIHDAEPHRYIVTYHLYNEIGEAMFSFTNAQSDAALASGNNRLCCVFPADFFQSGQYFLSLFIVKDKREAVFVENDIVSFIVVDGSRDVGVYMGREPGYVKPQFKWQNLR
- a CDS encoding DegT/DnrJ/EryC1/StrS family aminotransferase; protein product: MRIPLMRNAFINEAETKKALAAFILNAGRLSMDVECMKFEEKFANHQQCRHAILFNSGGSANLALMQALKNLGRLKDNDKVAFSALTWSTNTMPIIQMGMVPIALDCEPKTLNTMSNHLLERLETDDIKAFFATNILGFTGDMEEIKRICEARDIILIEDNCESLGSESYGVKAGNFGVGSTFSFFVAHHMSTIEGGMVCTSDDDLSEMLRIVRANGWDRNLSAEQQQKWRSKFNIESEFQAKYTFYDLGFNFRPTEITGFLGQYQMEFLEENINRREMNYLRIEKVVQRNPDFIPLDHSHIERLSTFAFPFVCKTPELRDFYLEKFSEGGVEIRPMIAGNMQEQPFYKKYTDRLFELPGADMMHSNGFYCGNYPELTDEDLEFIESLLANR